A part of Cotesia glomerata isolate CgM1 linkage group LG4, MPM_Cglom_v2.3, whole genome shotgun sequence genomic DNA contains:
- the LOC123263499 gene encoding poly [ADP-ribose] polymerase tankyrase, with protein MAGRRSVLASVESLSGSLGNQHNSTPITSSLTSSSPVGGNAIVSSDPLQELFDACKNGDLPRIKKLVTQKTVNARDTSGRKSTPLHFAAGYGRREIVEFLLSAGASIQARDDGGLHPLHNACSFGHCDVVRLLLEAGANPNTRDNWNYTPLHEAAIKGKIDVCIALLQHGADPNIRNTEGKTALELADPSTTKPVLTGEYRKDELLEAARSGNEEKLLQLLNPLNVNCHASDGRRSTPLHLAAGYNRARVVQILLQNGADVHAKDKGGLVPLHNACSYGHFEVTEALLKHGAAVNASDLWAFTPLHEAASKSRAEVCSLLLSEGADPTQLNCHGKSAIDVAPTLDLQERLAYEYKGHCLLDACRQADPAKFKKYLTPDLVNFKHPFTGDTALHIAVSVSSPGNASPSAFNPKRKQIIETLIRKNAAVNEKNKDFLTPLHVAADRSYFEAMEILLRNNARVNALDNLGQTALHRVARENNLQAAKILLAYNADTTIISLHGYTAAQLASDNVAQLLENPPSNSCLSDVQLLEASKAGDLAAVERILNANPLAVNCRDLDGRHSTPLHFAAGYNRVPVVEFLLAHGADVHAKDKGGLVPLHNACSYGHYEVTELLVKHGASVNVADLWKFTPLHEAAAKGKYEIVRLLLRHGADAGKKNRDNATPLDLVREGDQDVADLLRGNSALLDAAKKGNLGRVQKLLTAENINCRDAQGRNSTPLHLAAGYNNLEVAEYLLERGADVNAQDKGGLIPLHNASSYGHLDIAALLIKYNTVVNATDKWGFTPLHEAAQKGRTQLCALLLAHGADPFLKNQEGQSPIDLSSAEDVRCLLQDAMASQQIVPGTVMNLTGSLIRQSGSSITSTPSSPTPSALHETVIMPSGAAMTLCVPLPSSRNINTELTPVPLLETWLDKEDRGVTNIGGFLKSLGLEHLLELFDREQITLDILAEMGHEDLKQVGVTAYGYRHKLIKGMDKLLNSATTLWQPSLSSTPGTLLVDLLVDDKEFLAVEEEMQSGIREHRDNGHSGGIFSRYNIVRIQKVQNRKLWERYAHRRQEVAEEVIAAGPCGSPPSGSGASRATPTPATTIPQANERMLFHGSSFINAIVQKGFDERHAYIGGMFGAGIYFAEHSSKSNQYVYGICGGTGCPAHKDRSCYICHRHLLLCRVTLGKSFLQFSAMKMAHAPPGHHSVMGKPSQGGLAFPEYVVYRGEQAYPEYLITYQIVRPQESSSLAGAPDSEPDASR; from the exons ATGGCAGGACGACGGTCTGTTCTAGCGAGCGTTGAATCCTTATCAGGATCTCTCGGGAATCAGCACAACAGCACGCCGATTACCAGCAGCTTGACGAGCAGCAGCCCCGTTGGCGGCAATGCCATTGTCAGCTCCGATCCGCTACAAGAGTTGTTTGACGCCTGCAAGAATGGAGATTTACCACGTATCAAGAAACTGGTAACCCAAAAAACTGTCAACGCTAGAGATACTTCGGGGAGAAAATCAACGCCTTTGCATTTTGCTGCTG GGTACGGTAGGAGAGAAATCGTCGAGTTTTTGCTGTCAGCTGGTGCTTCAATCCAGGCGAGGGATGACGGTGGCCTGCATCCTCTTCATAATGCCTGCTCCTTCGGGCACTGCGATGTTGTGAGACTTCTTCTGGAGGCGGGGGCTAATCCTAATACTCGGGACAATTGGAATTATACTCCGTTGCATGAAGCTGCGATCaag GGAAAAATCGACGTGTGCATCGCGTTACTCCAACACGGAGCAGACCCGAACATCCGTAACACAGAAGGCAAAACAGCCTTGGAACTCGCGGACCCTTCCACCACAAAGCCCGTCCTCACAGGAGAGTACCGCAAAGACGAGTTACTCGAAGCAGCTCGTTCGGGTAACGAAGAGAAGTTGCTCCAGCTCCTAAACCCCCTTAACGTGAACTGCCACGCAAGTGACGGTCGTCGTTCGACGCCTTTGCACCTAGCAGCGGGTTACAACCGCGCACGAGTGGTGCAAATCCTGCTGCAAAATGGCGCAGACGTCCACGCAAAAGACAAAGGCGGCCTGGTTCCTTTGCACAACGCTTGCAGTTACGGGCACTTCGAAGTAACCGAAGCCCTTCTGAAGCACGGCGCAGCGGTGAACGCCAGCGACCTCTGGGCGTTCACGCCTCTGCACGAAGCAGCTAGCAAATCCCGAGCAGAAGTTTGTTCTTTGTTGCTAAGCGAGGGCGCTGACCCGACTCAATTAAACTGCCACGGCAAGAGCGCGATAGACGTCGCGCCTACTCTAGACCTCCAGGAGAGGCTCGCCTACGAATACAAAGGCCACTGCCTCCTCGACGCCTGTCGGCAAGCAGACCctgctaaatttaaaaaatacctcACCCCTGATTTGGTTAACTTCAAACACCCCTTCACCGGCGACACTGCCCTCCACATCGCCGTGTCAGTGTCCTCTCCAGGGAACGCTTCTCCCTCGGCATTTAACCCCAAGCGCAAGCAAATCATCGAAACTTTAATCAGAAAAAACGCGGCTGTTAACGAAAAGAACAAAGATTTCCTCACGCCGCTTCACGTAGCAGCAGATAGATCTTACTTCGAAGCGATGGAGATCTTGCTGAGGAACAACGCGAGGGTCAACGCGTTAGATAACCTAGGCCAGACCGCTCTGCACCGCGTTGCAAGAGAAAATAACCTCCAGGCGGCGAAAATCCTCCTGGCTTACAACGCAGACACGACCATCATCAGCCTTCATGGCTACACTGCGGCGCAGCTTGCTTCCGACAACGTCGCACAGCTCCTGGAGAATCCTCCAAGCAACAGCTGTTTGTCTGACGTTCAACTCCTGGAAGCTTCCAAGGCTGGAGACCTTGCTGCGGTTGAACGAATTTTGAACGCCAATCCCCTGGCTGTTAACTGCAGAGACCTGGATGGAAGACACTCAACCCCTTTGCATTTTGCTGCGGGGTACAATAGAGTCCCTGTGGTTGAGTTTCTGCTCGCTCATGGCGCTGATGTTCATGCTAAAGACAAGGGAGGGTTAGTGCCACTTCATAATGCTTGCAGTTATGGACACTATGAGGTCACGGAATTGTTGGTCAAGCATGGAGCTTCGGTTAATGTTGCGGATTTGTGGAAGTTTACTCCGCTTCATGAAGCTGCGGCGAAGGGGAAGTATGAGATTGTTAGGCTGCTTCTGAGGCATGGAGCGGATGCTGGGAAGAAGAATAGGGATAATGCTACGCCACTGGATTTGGTTAGAGAGGGAGATCAGGATGTGGCGGATTTGCTGAGGGGGAACAGTGCGTTATTGGATGCTGCGAAGAAAGGAAATTTGGGGAGGGTTCAGAAGTTACTTACTGCGGAGAATATTAATTGCAG gGACGCTCAAGGACGGAACAGTACCCCACTGCACCTAGCGGCGGGTTACAACAACCTAGAAGTAGCAGAATACTTATTAGAACGTGGCGCAGACGTAAACGCCCAAGACAAAGGCGGACTAATTCCTCTGCACAACGCGAGCAGCTACGGCCACCTGGACATCGCAGCGTTGCTGATAAAATACAACACTGTGGTCAACGCAACAGACAAATGGGGTTTCACACCTCTTCACGAAGCTGCGCAGAAGGGAAGAACACAACTATGCGCACTGCTGCTGGCGCATGGTGCGGATCCGTTCCTAAAGAACCAAGAAGGTCAGAGCCCAATAGACTTATCCAGTGCGGAGGACGTAAGATGTCTGCTCCAAGATGCAATGGCCTCGCAGCAGATTGTTCCAGGAACCGTGATGAACCTGACCGGTTCCTTGATCAGACAATCGGGTTCCTCTATCACCTCCACGCCGAGTTCTCCCACTCCATCTGCGTTGCATGAGACTGTGATCATGCCCTCTGGAGCGGCGATGACGCTCTGTGTTCCACTGCCCAGTTCCAGGAACATAAACACAGAACTGACTCCGGTTCCGCTGTTGGAGACCTGGCTGGACAAGGAAGACCGAGGGGTTACTAATATTGGCGGGTTCCTCAAGAGCTTGGGGCTGGAACATCTTCTGGAACTGTTCGACCGGGAACAGATCACGTTGGACATCCTTGCGGAGATGGGACATGAAGATCTTAAGCAG gtCGGAGTGACTGCATACGGGTACAGacacaaattaataaaaggaATGGACAAACTTTTAAACTCAGCGACAACTCTGTGGCAACCTTCGCTGAGTTCAACTCCAGGAACATTATTAGTTGACCTTTTAGTGGACGACAAAGAATTCCTGGCCGTGGAGGAGGAAATGCAGAGCGGAATTCGCGAGCACCGAGATAATGGTCACTCTGGAGGGATCTTCTCCAGGTATAACATCGTGAGGATCCAGAAGGTCCAGAACCGGAAGCTCTGGGAGCGATACGCTCACAGGAGACAGGAAGTCGCTGAGGAAGTCATCGCAGCGGGTCCTTGTGGCTCTCCTCCGTCGGGTTCCGGCGCTAGTAGAGCGACCCCCACTCCTGCGACGACGATTCCTCAGGCTAATGAGAGGATGCTATTCCACGGGAGTTCCTTTATCAATGCTATTGTCCAGAAAGGGTTTGACGAGAGGCATGCCTACATTGGGGGCATGTTTGGCGCCGGGATTTACTTCGCGGAACACAGCAGTAAGAGCAATCAGTATGTCTATGGGATTTGTGGAGGCACCGGATGTCCTGCTCATAAGGATCGCTCTTGTTATATTTGTCATAG acactTGTTGCTCTGCCGAGTGACCCTAGGAAAATCATTCCTTCAATTTTCCGCGATGAAGATGGCGCACGCACCACCGGGTCACCACAGCGTGATGGGCAAGCCGTCTCAAGGCGGCCTGGCCTTCCCGGAGTACGTGGTCTACCGAGGCGAGCAAGCGTACCCCGAGTATCTTATCACCTACCAGATAGTCCGTCCGCAGGAGTCTAGCAGCCTCGCAGGCGCCCCGGATAGCGAGCCCGACGCCTCCAGGTGA